CACGTTCAATAGCAGAGGCCATCTTGTAAGAATGATGAAAGTAATTTTATCATGGTACAAGATAACAACATACACCTTAGGTATATGTGACAGATTTTATGAAATATGATAGGCAAGTTTGTGACAACTTAAAGCCTTCTGTCTTTATAGCCAAGAGTGTTCGCTGCAGATAGTGGACTAAAGTTAGATGTCTTGGCACGTCTAAACCTATGCTCATGCATGGTGTTATAATTTAGATACATGCTCTCTTATAAGTAGGATTGAACACCATGGCATGTGTATGTGACAATATGTGCTTTAGCGACCACAAGATGGAAAAGAGTCGATCTCTTCTTTTCCTAGTATGAGACTTACATCTCGAAATTATGATTTCTAGAGATATATTATCCTTGTGACTTCTAGTTTATTCTAGAAGTATAGTTTGATGTAGCTACCTTGGAAAGGGTTACCCTCAGGTTGATGTGCTAATTCCAACCAAAAGGAGCCTAACTAGATAAGCGAGTCAGACTATGATGGACATAATACAACAAGAAGGAAAGATATCCATTGAGTTCACATCTTGAGACATTCTGTTTTCACCGTCCGGACATTTATGCTTTTGAGCGTACTTGTGAAATCAGATGAACTGTAGAGATATAGATTATTACAGTGGGTGTGATAAGGAATCTGTGATAATGCATACACTAAAGATGATCCATGTTCAAGTCTAAAGGCTACATATCTCCAACGAGTATATAGTCCCAAGCTTGAAACATGCACATCGAGCAGATGTATATCTCCAACGAGTATATAGCAATTGAGCTCTCGATAGTATGCCAGTCGCACATGCTATTAGCAAAAAGGTAAGATTTGATTCTTGGAGATGAGTTCTTATTGGAATTGGTTCCATTGCGTACGAGTGGGAGATGTTATGATTAATTGGGTATATGGATCAAATTAATCTGACCCGCCCGAAATGGAATAGGCCAGGCCCATCTTATGAGATGGAAGAAAATTAGGGTTTGAGCTCACTATGAATAGGAGCATCACCAAACCCTAATAACTAACCTAATCAACACAACCCTAGACGATCACAAGCAGATTGTGTGCCTCCTCATCTATCCTCTGCGCCACCCCTCTCTCTCCATCAATCAATCTCCCTAGCTTCTAGTTTGTGGATCATACTCTCTTCCCCGACTAATCACCGTGTGGTTGATAGTTACCGGTGATACAAGATCGTGGTGATAGTTCCGCTTCCACTGCTCAGAGATTATTTGGTTCTACATTCAGGTATGTCCGAACCCAAATCTCTATTGGATTAGTTGCCGCTAATCCTTTCATACATAATATCGAAAGTAGCGAGAATTgataagaagtgttttagaggtcttttcgTTTAATTGTGACCGTAGGAGAAAATGCATGAATTTAAATTATCTATATTAATAGTAATTagaaaattgaaatatcatgacGACTACATTAATATCATAAATACTATTTCGGTTTTGTCGttaaaataaattcattaattacacaACCTATACAAATTCCATCAAACAGTTTCATAAATTCAAAACCTTGAATTATAAATAGCATCACGATCTACATGTTTCATATGCAAATTGAAATATCCATCATCTGAATCTTTTATAACTATTGTTTCGTTATTAGTTACTAATTCATATTTGTATTATTCTATCGTTTCTTCATCGCTTTATGAAGATTTTGACGAATTTAGGGAATTTATATTAACAGATGGAATCGACTTATTACAAagtgtagtaaatattttaaaattgcaagactatatagaaaaaaaatattgtacaAGAACGGAAATGAAGGACTTTTGCAAACATGTCAACATGGACAATAGATTACGACTACAGCAACTTCCAAAAAGTTTTTAATTGACATATTAAGTATTtatatttagttctttaaacaagtttatggaCTAACATGGTACCTTTTAAAGTTCAAGGCCAATTAATTTTGTCAGGACAAGTTCATCCGATTAATATATTAagtctattattattattattattattattattattattatgtaggTTATTAGTCATAACAATATTGATGGTTCATGAAGttgcttttataaaattattggttttaattgattattatatatattaagttaTAGCAGAAAGAATTgataagaagtgttttagaaaattgaaatatcataacTACCATATTAATATCATAAATACTATTTCAGTTTTATCGttaaaataaattcattaattacacaGCATATACAAATTCCATCAACAGTTTCATCAATTCAAAACCTTGAATTACAAATAGCATCTTATGTTTCATATGCAAATTAAAATATCCATCCTCTGAATCTTTCAAAACTATTATTTCATTATTAATTACTAATTCACCTTTGTGTTATTCTGTCGTTTCTTCATCGTTTGCTGAAGATTttggtaaattttaaaaaatctcTAGTAACAGATGCAATTGACTTATTACAAaatgtagtaaatattttaaaattataaaattacatagaaaaaaTATGATACAAGAACGGAAAGAAAGGACCCTTACAAACATGTCAACATGGACAATAGATTATGACTTCAACAACTTCCAAACTATtataaaacaattataaaaatatgtttgttaatttatttataatttgtaaatttaaattattttaaaacaaaatattaatatcactatatataaataatataaaattttaaaaaattttaaaatgttaaatttatgtACAAAAAAATCATCCACCCGCGCAACGCGCGGACACAATACTAGTGAATATAATTGTGGAATATTATCTATCATATTTTATATATAGacgggttaatacacatatttgcctctgtgttttctcggaaaaacagatttgcccttaatTTTAtgagtttatttgatttaaggacAAATCTATTTTTCCGCGAAAACAcatgggcaaatatgtgtattaaccctataTAGATTTAATTGcgacttttggatttccatcgctttatattttttcatctttctttctgtaacttattttcttttattactttaattaattggctaataattaataaattattattattaattatttaatttgaattttttacTAGGTTGGAAACTCATCAAAAAGGTTTTTAGAGCACCTTTTTACTAAGTTTGGGTAATTTCCCGAAAGACAAGGCCCAATCCGGCCCATTATTAATTGTTGAATTACTTCTCCAGCTTTCTCAACCAGTGGCGGTTCATCTTTTTTGCCTTCCACCCTCCGTCCTAAACTAATACCAAATACCAATAGGGTTTCGAATTCTCTTTCTATTAATCAGTAGAAATGGGTAAGAAGAAAAGCAAGGGAGAAGACGCCGCCCCCCCAGCCTCCACCTCCGACGTTTTCAATGACCTTTTCTATAACGTTGAGCAAAACGCAGCTGTTTCTTCCATCTTTTCTGACAGCAATCCATTTAAAAGAAAACCAACAGAGACACGCTCTGAATCCAATCAAAACCATACGGATGGCGATACTGTCGATGATTTGAACAAGAGAAAGCGATTCGTAGAGAAATTTCCTAGCCGTGATGGCGATTCAACAGAAGAAGCCATAGAGATTCCTTCGGGTTCTAAGAAAGCAAAAAAGTCGAAATTTTTTAAATCAATTCAAATGTTAGAAGATGGGAAAGGAAACCCCAATATTGGTTCTGAAAATGAAACTAACAtgagaaagaagagaaaaagagatgATATTGAGAGTGAATATGAAGCCAAAAAGTACGGCACGGTTTTAGAAGATACAGAAAATGCGGTTGTTGTTGGAGAGAAGAGGAAAAAGACGGAGAATGCTGCGGATTTGATGGTTTCCAAGGATCCAGAGGGGTTCGATGATGAAACTAAGCTCTTGAGGACGGTGTTCGTGGGTAACTTGCCTCTGAAGGTCAAGAAGAAGGCGCTCATTAAGGAGTTCAGCGAATTTGGGGAGATCGAATCTGTGAGGATTCGATCGGTGCCCATTGCAGATGTAAGTTGTTTCTGTTCTTTTGGTGAATTTCAGATAtcgtaattattttattttcaactACCAATTTGGTTGCGATGTTCTGAAATTTCTTGTGTGTTTGGCCAGACTAAGATACCTAGAAAGGGAGCTGTTATGCTGAAGAAATTCAATGATTGTGCTGATAGGTATGTTTGAATTTTGCGTTTCTAAACCAAATTGATTCATGCCTTTCATGGAAACAAAAAGATACTTGCATTGGAAAAGGGGTTTCAGTAAAGTTCTTAGCTCAATTTTTAACAAAACACTTGTTTGCTATATTTCGCTCAGAACATGAGATTGTTAGGGAGGTAGTTAACAAAGATGAAAGCTACACAACAACATCAGAAAATCCATGCTATTGCCAAACTGTGACCTGATTAATTGCCTTCTATATGCACAACTGTGAATGATCTATTTTTGTTCATATGCCGTCTCAACTTAAAAGTTATTGCCAGTTCATAATTCTATTTTTGGCAGTGTACATGCTTACATTGTTTTCGAAACAGAAGAATCTGCAGTGGCTTCTCTCTCACATAATATGGCTGTGGTATGTTGCTCTTTATAGTTGTCTAATCAAACATCACATTTAGTAAATGTATAACActactctctctttctctctcacaCACACACCCAAGAATTTGGAATCATGTTGTTTAAGAATGAAAGCAGTATATGTGAAATAGTCATGTCTTTATGTCAATGAAGGTTGCTGGAAATCATATTCGTGTGGATAGGGCTTGTCCACCTCGTAAGAAATTGAAGGGTGAAGGTGCTCCACTTTATGACAACAAAAGAACCATTTTTGTTGGCAACCTCCCATTCGATGTGAAGGTATCAGCTTCTATGACTTCTCTCTGATTTCAGAtccctttatttttgttttcttctactTCAAAACTCTTGTGCTTTTATTGTCGCTGCTGCAGGATGAAGAAATTTATCAACTCTTTTCCAGCATCAAAGCTCTCGAGTCTAGCATTGAAGCTGTTCGGGTTATAAGGGATACTCATATAGGTCTTGGGAAGGGTATTGCCTATGTGTTGTTTAAAACAAGGGTATGTCGAAAAATTTCATTGCAAAAGGGAATTCAAGTTTTACTCATGTTTTTATACAGATACTTAGTTGGTTTGAGATATAGAATGTTTTATCTGGCGGTTAGGGATGAGATGCTTATTGATGATTGCAATTAAATGCAGGAAGCTGCAAATTTGGTGTTGAAGAAAAGAAACCTGAAGATTCGAAATCGGGAGTTGAGAATCTCTCATGCCAGGCAAGATTCTACTTCTACACCATCTAAAAGAAGTTCGTTTCCTGCAGATGCAACTGGTTCGTCCAACAAGAAGGCTGCGATAGGTTCAAGGACTCCTGACCATAAAGGAGGATTTAATACAATGGCTTCCACTTCCTACCAGGGTTTGCGTGCTAGTAAATCTGGGGTCCAAAAGAAAGCACGTCCAAAGCAAACTAGGTCTGTTAAGTCGAAATATAAGACACAAAGTGGTGAGAAGCGCCTGGGGAAGAGACCATCAGTTGCAGCAAGGAAGGCGAAAGCAAATGCAGTTAAAGATGGCAGTGCTACTAAACAAGCAGCAGGGCAAAAGCGCAAGTTCAGTAACCGAACTCCTGAGAGTTTGAAGTCTAACAAGAAGGCCAAAAGATGTAGATAGCAACATCATAAAAAAACTCAAATCACTAGCTCATGCAAATTagtggctttttttttttttttttttttttttttaaagcaaaacTCTGTTGATGTAACAAAAAATATTTGTTCAAGTATAATATTTACTTGTTGGATTACAGAGGAGTGATTGCAGCTGCACGTGTTCGGTTAAGCAGTCCATTAAAGTTTCGGCAGGTTAATCATTTGATCGGTTATTTTAGAACACTGATAATACACTAGTCCACCAAATTcagttaaccaattatttcgaacggttaatcttttattttggtttctaatcattagtaaataaaaataataaaagaataaattataagtATTGTGTTTAGTGATAGAGTGAGATGTACAGTGAGATGTACGTGTTTTTGTTtgaatttgtttgttttaacaaataaaacaaaagacGTTGACATATAGCAACACCAGCAGGGTTTAGTTGACATACtaacaaataaaacaaaacacGTAGTTGATCTTTTAACATATAGCAACACCAGCAGGGTTTAGTTGACATATAGTCCAAGTATTTATAAAATATGTAATGATAAGAAATTATAACAGTCCAATATTCGAAGGATTAATAACAGTtgaagtttattattatttttttttaaggataaggtatcaaaatggtttttgggaagtatcaatttaggttccacatataaaatagcgccaatatagacttaacgtttaaaaaaaaggaGGTATCAGTTTAGACATCGAAAATGGATTGGACAGACATccctattactccattaagttttgatttctcgcTTCACGTATAATTAAcagaacttaacagagtaatatcaaCGTCatgtctcgttccgttatcgagacctaaattggtacccttttttaaacgttaaactttTGGACGTGTAACCTTACAATTATTTTAATCTCCACCGTAGAATTTTAATAAGTCTGGTGAGCGACCAAATTCACTTTGTGACTGACTAGATGAAAACCACCGTATAATCATCTCCTCCCAAGATAAATTACACTTCCATCAGCTACATCGCACATCATGCTTTCttataattacattttcgtaAAGATAAAACCAGAagtaggagaaaaaaaaaaaaagctttatCTTTGCATAATGAGAAGTAAAATTGAAACAGTGAACCATGAAAACGTCATTACTACTACTACTACATTGCTTTGTGAGAAACTGATCcaagaaaaaaatatagaatTATACAATGACCCCAGCCCCCCTTCCTGCACTGCAACAAAAATAACTTCCAACAGCACCTTTCAGATATCAGTATCACCATTCTTTGCAGCATCCCCTAGTCAGCACTTTGCATTTATTTGATATACAAAGGTGAAGGTGCAGCCCCCCTGTACAGCTGCTGGTATACAAATGTGTATTCCTGTTTCGCTATCAGGTTATGGTTTGCTCTTTCCTATCAGTGTTGGGGTTATTGACACAACCCCAATAAGGAATATCGTAGCCATTGAGTTGAAGTCATAAAGATCTCCCAGCGATTGCAATTCTCCAAGCGCTATTCCGGCCTGCACAACATTCAGGTATCTGTTACTCAAGTATAAACCTATTTTGAGCTTTTGCACTTTTCAAATTATGACACTTAGCTCCTGATTCCGAGCTTTAATTTGGTACTGATAAAGAGGggtttaattttagttaaaagtACGGAGGTAAACATCACCAAATTAAAGTTCTATGACGAAGATTATGATTCAGTACTAACAACATAAGCTTTCAAATATCACTCTAGTATATGCTTTAGAATTCTAAACATCAAAGCCGAAGCTACTCCATTTAAATACATGCTGAGGAAAAAGCTATGCAGCTTCAaactccaatttttttttttaaaagcttctccattaacccAAATAACTAACATCTGAGTTCAGTTTACTTAATTATTCAGTAATATAAATAGTTGAGAATGGATGTACCGTACCTTGACAGTGACATAAGCAGCAGGAATAAGCCCTATAAAAGTTGCCAGGAAGAAAATATGGTATGGCACATCGACTATAGGTGAAGCAACATTTATAAATGTATTTGGCAAAGTTGGAGTTAGTCTCAAGAAAAGCATGTAGTTTAATAAGCTACTTTTTCTTCTAGCcacctgaaaatgaaaaaatagaaagaatTTATGGAAAGTTTTTGTAGGCAAGCATAGCAAAGAACAAAACCAAAGATTCACCTGCTCTTGGAAGAAATTCAGCTTATCAGGCCACAAAGAGAAAACAAGTGGCCGCCCAACAAGTTTTGAAAGGAAAAAACAAGAAGAAGCACCAGCAGTAGCAGTAAACACTACCAAGGCCACGCCTTTAAATACTCCGAAGAGAGCTCCAGCAAGCAATGACATAAACACAGTCCCCGGAATCATAAAAGTTTGCATGAAAATATACACAACACAGTACCCTATCAAAACTTGTGCAGTGTAGTCACTTGTGTAGCTCTCGAGGTGATCTCTGCAGAAAAAGTTTATTTTTCACATGACGCTTATATACGAAGAAAACTAAACAAAGTGGCAACTTTAAGAAATCTATACATGGATAACAAGTACCAATAAATGCCGAAGACTTATTCACTAAAACCTGAAGGAAATAAATGCCATATGGTGAGCAATTGAATGCTACTAAATATTTACCAAATCCATGCCGAACACATCAGATATCATGAGCTGGTATATGCCTTATGGTGAGCAAATGCATGCTACTCTCAGAAATCTCTATTTGCCAAACTTAATAGATGATGTAGCAACAAACTTAATATTTTGCATAATATTTGGTTTCAAGATCAGAAAACAGACTACATTTGATTAAATCAAACACTGTAACAGagtagggttttttttttttgttgttgttgttgaaaaGTAGGACATCTCTTCCTTCAATAATCTAGTACCAATTTCTAGACAACTTATTTAAAGAGTATAGGTATGAAATGATCTTTTTCTTTACTTCTCCATTCAAGAATTTGACAGTAAAACTTTACCATCCCCCATAAAGATGATTGAAATGTATGACTGTAAAGATGTAACAATAAAATGCTAAACCAGTCACGACCACATAACTTTTTCTACATCAACTGAATTAACTAACACGTAACAAAAGACTTTCCCACCAGAAGAATACAGAAGTCCCAGAGTCAGAATACTCAGAACCACATCAGATCAGATAAGATCTTCATGGTTATTGTTTAAACCTCAAATTATATGTCATTATTACTAGGAAGACTGATGAGTAATGGCTACCAAAATCACTCATAGTATTGATTTCTGAAGGTCATGTGAAGAGTTTACCTAAGCATTTAGCTCTTAACCCAAAGAGGAATCTACTTGGCAAAATCATACAGTAAACATCAAACTTGACCAACCAATCACTGCAAAAGACCTTGCTAGTAACCATGTAAGCAACTTAACTTCCTCTGCTTGTAGCCAATGCCAAGTCATTGACTTCCTGGTAGTCCCATAAACTTGCAATGTGTTAAATTTAATAGCACGGAATGCAAGCCGTTTATCTCTATATAATATAATGTTAATAAATCTTTTGCCTAGTCATTGCCATATAATATGAGCTATTACACACTTGCATGTGAGTTGTCTTAAATGAAGCCATCCAATTGACATATTACAGAAAAAATTCATGCCTTTTCTATTTTGTAAAGCTTTTCCGTGATAATTAGTGGGAAAATTCCTAGATTCACCCAATTCTAAGTTACAGCAGTAGGAAACCAGATAGAAGTTCGAATCTAGACAAACATGCAGAGCATCAAAAGAAGTCCGTATGAACCTAAATATTCCCATATCCAGACGATATATCATACCCATTTTTCTATTGAGGCA
The sequence above is drawn from the Euphorbia lathyris chromosome 6, ddEupLath1.1, whole genome shotgun sequence genome and encodes:
- the LOC136232121 gene encoding uncharacterized protein yields the protein MGKKKSKGEDAAPPASTSDVFNDLFYNVEQNAAVSSIFSDSNPFKRKPTETRSESNQNHTDGDTVDDLNKRKRFVEKFPSRDGDSTEEAIEIPSGSKKAKKSKFFKSIQMLEDGKGNPNIGSENETNMRKKRKRDDIESEYEAKKYGTVLEDTENAVVVGEKRKKTENAADLMVSKDPEGFDDETKLLRTVFVGNLPLKVKKKALIKEFSEFGEIESVRIRSVPIADTKIPRKGAVMLKKFNDCADSVHAYIVFETEESAVASLSHNMAVVAGNHIRVDRACPPRKKLKGEGAPLYDNKRTIFVGNLPFDVKDEEIYQLFSSIKALESSIEAVRVIRDTHIGLGKGIAYVLFKTREAANLVLKKRNLKIRNRELRISHARQDSTSTPSKRSSFPADATGSSNKKAAIGSRTPDHKGGFNTMASTSYQGLRASKSGVQKKARPKQTRSVKSKYKTQSGEKRLGKRPSVAARKAKANAVKDGSATKQAAGQKRKFSNRTPESLKSNKKAKRCR
- the LOC136232122 gene encoding uncharacterized membrane protein At4g09580, with protein sequence MRTETTGRGETGDTTIPPTVNVGSAFPLNVWEVTVAFTVILGFSLGLFGVYLTMPASDYSFLKLPRNLEDLQILRDHLESYTSDYTAQVLIGYCVVYIFMQTFMIPGTVFMSLLAGALFGVFKGVALVVFTATAGASSCFFLSKLVGRPLVFSLWPDKLNFFQEQVARRKSSLLNYMLFLRLTPTLPNTFINVASPIVDVPYHIFFLATFIGLIPAAYVTVKAGIALGELQSLGDLYDFNSMATIFLIGVVSITPTLIGKSKP